The following are from one region of the Salvia splendens isolate huo1 chromosome 2, SspV2, whole genome shotgun sequence genome:
- the LOC121792041 gene encoding uncharacterized protein LOC121792041: MSESGGEESSQPGKRKVKADEIGGEELQLAAEDPLLVFGSEIMTIILAKLDLRSVAEARLVSRGWQAIASADRIWGPKCQELWLDKAHIPRVATVEGLPKMIATLLSIRDGKRTRITRDDLCDHVWEFRFTESAPQYWRDLDPSWREEGATPMQRYFHPDGSITADPEDNVWGGHESTYTIVTGLLADGKVREHYVRINRWPKMMVERRPDWSWELRNHLYFYRSVPDSHTGTGPASISLSVSGGFS, encoded by the exons ATGTCGGAGTCCGGAGGTGAAGAATCCAGCCAACCAGGTAAGCGGAAGGTCAAGGCCGATGAAATCGGCGGTGAGGAGCTTCAGCTTGCGGCGGAGGACCCGCTGCTCGTCTTCGGTTCGGAAATCATGACGATTATTCTCGCCAAGCTCGACTTGCGTAGCGTCGCGGAAGCTCGTCTGGTTTCTCGCGGCTGGCAGGCCATTGCTTCTGCCGACAGAATTTGGGGTCCCAAG TGTCAAGAGTTATGGTTGGATAAGGCACACATACCACGCGTAGCAACGGTTGAAGGACTTCCAAAGATGATTGCTACATTGCTCTCAATAAGAGACGGTAAACGA ACTCGAATCACTAGGGATGACCTTTGTGACCATGTTTGGGAATTCCGCTTTACAGAG TCGGCGCCGCAGTACTGGCGGGACCTGGACCCCTCGTGGCGCGAGGAAGGCGCCACCCCAATGCAGCGGTATTTCCACCCGGACGGCAGCATCACGGCCGACCCCGAGGACAATGTGTGGGGCGGCCACGAGTCGACCTACACGATTGTGACCGGGCTCCTTGCGGACGGCAAGGTGCGCGAGCACTACGTGAGGATCAACCGGTGGCCTAAGATGATGGTGGAGCGCCGCCCCGACTGGAGCTGGGAACTCCGCAACCACCTCTACTTCTACCGAAGCGTCCCCGACAGCCACACCGGCACCGGACCCGCCTCCATCTCCCTCTCCGTTTCCGGCGGCTTTTCTTGA